In Malus sylvestris chromosome 15, drMalSylv7.2, whole genome shotgun sequence, a single genomic region encodes these proteins:
- the LOC126603980 gene encoding uncharacterized protein LOC126603980 → MASANSGRIFACVLWLFFLSLPLSSAVEPSNEHSLVISESDRLQLSRGAPVTNSPGSKPGISVLCERVHIRGLSRLKNIGKFANTVKVKVSGTNSSTRIPTFEVCFHRNTSLGLGMCPQSRWQKVPKGSWSRSMSPFEHQLLDIRTHGSSLESLEVSIEEEFVKYRTTFLILGIIMMSLASLLSNSLVFYYGSGMAIGVVLVILIVLFQGMKLLPTGRKNSLAIFVYSSVVGLGSFLLSYLPGLLRTVLIEIGISEDMYNPLAIFLLAFIFLAGAWLGFWAVHKLVLTEDGSIDIMTSQFVNWSIKILGATVIFQSSVDHLLATEAIVFGFVVSAILKKIFRWRFLRRVCKIMSFQFWSLVMAFQYLPTFPSSISTGKSLKTPKKNRRRLEIPDSPPSPPSPPSDAWLFPSTFHTTPERRKYSKEEWDAFTRHTTTKALQELASSPEYHRWCSSNVERISVAPRSTRKVADQPRHWWLLWLW, encoded by the exons ATGGCTTCTGCAAATTCGGGTCGGATCTTCGCCTGCGTTCTCTGGCTTTTTTTTCTCTCGCTCCCGCTTTCCTCCGCCGTCGAACCCTCCAATGAGCATTCCTTAG TTATTTCCGAGTCGGATAGGTTACAATTATCTCGTGGCGCGCCAGTAACCAATTCTCCTGGCTCCAAGCCTGGCATTTCAGTGCTGTGTGAAAGAGTTCATATCCGTGGATTGTCAAGGCTTAAAAATATTGGGAAGTTTGCCAACACGGTGAAGGTGAAGGTATCAGGAACAAATTCAAGCACTCGTATACCGACCTTTGAGGTTTGTTTCCACAG AAACACATCTCTTGGGCTAGGGATGTGCCCTCAAAGCCGTTGGCAGAAGGTTCCCAAGGGCTCCTGGTCAAGGTCCATGTCACCTTTTGAGCACCAACTCTTAGATATACGAACACATGGTTCATCCTTAGAGAGCTTGGAGGTGTCCATTGAAGAAG AATTTGTTAAATATCGAACGACGTTTTTGATATTGGGCATAATCATGATGAGCTTGGCGTCCCTCCTGAGCAATTCATTAGTATTTTATTACGGCAGTGGAATGGCAATTGGGGTGGTCCTTGTAATATTGATTGTACTTTTTCAG GGGATGAAGCTTCTTCCAACTGGTCGGAAGAATTCTCTTGCAATTTTTGTGTACTCATCTGTG GTTGGTTTGGGATCTTTTCTCCTCAGCTACCTACCTGGGTTATTGCGTACAGTACTCATAGAGATTGGAATCAGCGAAGATATGTATAATCCT TTGGCTATATTTCTTCTGGCTTTTATTTTTCTGGCTGGAGCATGGTTGGGCTTCTGGGCAGTCCACAAACTCGTCCTTACAGAAGATGGATCAATCGATATAATGACATCTCAGTTTGTCAATTGGTCCATCAAAATTCTGGGTGCTACTGTGATTTTTCAG AGTTCTGTCGATCACCTACTGGCAACAGAAGCTATAGTATTTGGATTTGTCGTCTCTGCTATACTAAAGAAAATCTTTAGATGGAGATTCCTTCGTCGCGTGTGCAAGATTATGTCTTTCCAATTCTGGAGCTTAGTCATGGCCTTCCAGTATCTGCCAACATTTCCTTCGTCGATATCTACCGG GAAATCGCTGAAAACACCCAAAAAGAACCGCCGCAGATTGGAAATTCCTGATTCTCCGCCTTCTCCGCCTTCTCCACCTTCAGATGCATGGTTATTTCCTTCTACCTTCCACACCACACCTGAAAGGAGAAAATACTCGAAAGAAGAGTGGGACGCGTTCACCAGACACACAACAACAAAAGCCTTGCAGGAACTTGCTTCTTCTCCTGAGTATCACAGATGGTGCTCCTCAAATGTAGAAAGAATCAGTGTCGCTCCCCGGAGCACTAGAAAAGTTGCTGATCAACCGCGCCACTGGTGGCTCCTTTGGTTGTGGTAA
- the LOC126603986 gene encoding uncharacterized protein LOC126603986 codes for MGNCQAAEAATVVIQHPGANKIERIYWSVGAHEVMTSNPGHYVALVVNSPTMKSETGAPVKQLKLLRPDDTLLIGQVYRLISFEDVLKEFAAKKSVKLGKLLKDRGGLGVEMKMKDLAVQNLKSGNNNSVKMESVGSSCGSKSTNNGRSYRSVGRNHGGVGGGEQWRPALQSIAEVGT; via the exons ATGGGAAATTGTCAGGCGGCGGAGGCAGCGACGGTGGTGATTCAGCACCCCGGGGCCAACAAGATCGAGAGGATTTACTGGTCTGTGGGCGCTCATGAGGTCATGACTTCCAACCCTGGTCACTACGTGGCTCTTGTCGTCAACTCTCCCACCATGAAGTCTGAGACCGGTGCTCCAGTGAAGCAGCTCAAGCTTCTCAGACCAGACGACACTTTACTCATTGGACAGGTTTATCGCCTCATCAGTTTTGAAG ATGTGTTGAAGGAGTTTGCTGCCAAAAAGTCCGTGAAGCTGGGAAAGTTGCTGAAGGATAGAGGTGGGCTTGGAGTGGAAATGAAGATGAAGGACCTGGCGGTTCAGAATTTGAAGTCCGGGAACAACAATTCTGTCAAg ATGGAGAGTGTGGGAAGCAGCTGTGGCAGCAAAAGCACTAACAACGGCAGAAGCTACAGAAGTGTGGGAAGGAACCATGGTGGTGTAGGTGGTGGGGAGCAGTGGAGGCCTGCCTTGCAGAGCATTGCAGAGGTTGGAACTTGA